The Longimicrobiaceae bacterium genome contains a region encoding:
- a CDS encoding (2Fe-2S)-binding protein, with protein MRFTLNGAETEVEAHPMRRLLDVLREECGLTGTKEGCGEGECGACTVLLDGAPVVSCLVPFGQVDGAEVLTIEGLGGDHPLQRAFAEFSGAQCGICTPGMILAAAALGPDPSLEEVRAGLAGNLCRCTGYEAIYRAVLNA; from the coding sequence ATGCGCTTCACGCTGAACGGGGCGGAGACGGAGGTCGAGGCGCACCCCATGCGCCGCCTGCTGGACGTGCTCCGCGAGGAGTGCGGCCTCACGGGCACCAAGGAGGGGTGCGGCGAAGGGGAGTGCGGCGCCTGCACGGTGCTGCTGGACGGGGCGCCCGTCGTCTCCTGCCTGGTGCCGTTCGGGCAGGTGGACGGCGCCGAGGTGCTGACGATCGAAGGGCTGGGCGGAGACCACCCGCTCCAGCGCGCCTTCGCGGAGTTCAGCGGGGCGCAGTGCGGCATCTGCACGCCGGGGATGATCCTGGCCGCGGCGGCGCTGGGTCCCGACCCGTCGCTGGAGGAGGTCCGCGCCGGGCTGGCCGGGAACCTGTGCCGCTGCACGGGCTACGAGGCCATCTACCGCGCGGTGCTGAACGCATGA
- a CDS encoding xanthine dehydrogenase family protein molybdopterin-binding subunit, giving the protein MIPAVGRSVSRKDGTAKVTGAARYVDDLHFPGMLYGRTIRSTIPRGRIRSIHLDFDRDGFTIVDYRDIPGPRCNFVALLEDDQPFLVAEEVNHFAEPILLLAHEDRERLRAAQVRIEYDAAEPVLDPERSPTVFKEIRIRKGEADAAMARADVVVEGTYRTGHQEHVYIEPNGVIAVPGNGTMTVYGSLQCPYYVHKAVRVLLQLPDDRVRVVQTETGGGFGGKEEYPNILAGHASLLARKSGRPVKMVYDRVEDMVATTKRHPSVVRHRTGVTRDGRLVAMEIDVLMDGGAYVTLSPVVLSRGCIHAAGPYRCDHTRITGRAVMTNTPPNGAFRGFGAPQTQFAMEVHMDRVAEALGMDPVRLREVNALRPGDTSATGQVMGADCSALEALRAAVERSDYHRRRAEYAGTRRGIGVSLFYHGSGFTGSGEIYLASRATLEATETGARIRVASVEMGQGTRTMHAQIVADALGIPYEQVEVVQPDTAQVPDSGPTVASRTCMVVGRILQQCAEEMRERLGGLTPGEYLREHGPLAVTRQFEKPEEISWDDTEYTGDAYAAYGWGCDVAEVELDPVTYEARPLRMTIVHEVGKAIHPTMVVGQIEGGTAQGIGWALNENVVMRGGAMANPTLTNYTIPTTLDTPPMDVVVLENPSGYGPFGAKGVGEMPIDGPAPALVNAIRHVGLDLRSIPALPETIMEVACASR; this is encoded by the coding sequence ATGATTCCTGCCGTCGGCCGCAGCGTCTCGCGCAAGGACGGAACCGCCAAGGTGACCGGCGCGGCCAGGTACGTGGACGACCTGCACTTCCCGGGGATGCTGTACGGGCGGACCATCCGCTCCACCATCCCCCGGGGGCGCATCCGCTCCATCCACCTGGACTTCGACCGCGACGGCTTCACCATCGTGGACTACCGGGACATCCCCGGCCCGCGCTGCAACTTCGTGGCTCTGCTCGAAGACGACCAGCCCTTCCTGGTGGCGGAGGAGGTCAACCACTTCGCCGAGCCCATCCTGCTGCTGGCGCACGAGGACCGGGAGCGGCTCCGGGCGGCCCAGGTGCGGATCGAGTACGACGCCGCCGAGCCGGTGCTCGATCCGGAGCGGTCGCCCACAGTGTTCAAGGAGATCCGCATCCGCAAGGGCGAGGCGGACGCGGCCATGGCGCGGGCCGACGTGGTGGTGGAGGGCACCTACCGCACCGGACACCAGGAGCACGTCTACATCGAGCCCAACGGGGTGATCGCCGTCCCCGGGAACGGGACCATGACCGTCTACGGCTCGCTCCAGTGCCCGTATTACGTGCACAAGGCGGTGCGGGTGCTGCTGCAGCTCCCGGACGACCGCGTGCGCGTGGTGCAGACGGAGACGGGAGGCGGGTTCGGAGGGAAGGAGGAGTACCCCAACATCCTCGCCGGGCACGCGTCGCTGCTGGCGCGCAAGTCCGGGCGGCCGGTGAAGATGGTGTACGACCGCGTGGAGGACATGGTCGCCACCACCAAGCGTCACCCCTCCGTCGTCCGGCACCGCACGGGCGTCACGCGCGACGGGCGGCTAGTCGCCATGGAGATCGACGTGCTGATGGACGGGGGCGCGTACGTCACCCTCAGCCCCGTGGTCCTCTCGCGCGGGTGCATCCACGCGGCCGGGCCCTACCGCTGCGACCACACGCGCATCACGGGGCGGGCGGTGATGACCAACACGCCTCCCAACGGGGCGTTCCGCGGCTTCGGGGCGCCGCAGACCCAGTTCGCCATGGAGGTGCACATGGACCGGGTCGCGGAGGCGCTGGGGATGGACCCGGTGCGGCTGCGCGAGGTCAACGCGCTCCGCCCCGGCGACACCAGCGCGACGGGGCAGGTGATGGGCGCGGACTGCAGCGCGCTGGAGGCCCTGCGGGCGGCCGTGGAGCGCTCCGACTACCACCGCAGGCGCGCCGAGTACGCGGGGACCCGCCGGGGGATCGGCGTGTCGCTCTTCTATCACGGCTCGGGCTTCACCGGGAGCGGCGAGATCTACCTGGCGTCGCGGGCCACGCTGGAGGCCACCGAGACCGGCGCGCGCATCCGCGTGGCGAGCGTGGAGATGGGGCAGGGGACGCGGACGATGCACGCCCAGATCGTCGCCGACGCGCTGGGGATCCCGTACGAGCAGGTGGAGGTGGTGCAGCCGGACACCGCGCAGGTCCCCGACAGCGGCCCCACGGTGGCGTCGCGCACCTGCATGGTGGTGGGCAGGATCCTGCAGCAGTGCGCGGAGGAGATGCGCGAGCGGCTGGGGGGCCTGACCCCCGGCGAGTACCTCCGCGAGCACGGCCCGCTCGCCGTCACCCGGCAGTTCGAGAAGCCGGAGGAGATCTCCTGGGACGACACCGAGTACACGGGCGACGCCTACGCCGCCTACGGGTGGGGGTGCGACGTGGCCGAGGTGGAGCTGGACCCGGTCACCTACGAGGCGCGGCCGCTCCGCATGACGATCGTGCACGAGGTCGGCAAGGCGATCCACCCCACCATGGTGGTCGGGCAGATCGAGGGCGGCACGGCGCAGGGGATCGGCTGGGCGCTGAACGAGAACGTGGTGATGCGGGGCGGCGCCATGGCGAACCCCACGCTCACCAACTACACCATCCCCACCACCCTGGACACCCCGCCCATGGACGTGGTGGTGCTGGAGAACCCGAGCGGGTACGGCCCGTTCGGCGCGAAGGGCGTGGGGGAGATGCCGATCGACGGGCCCGCACCGGCGCTGGTAAACGCCATCCGCCACGTCGGGCTGGACCTGCGCTCGATCCCGGCGCTTCCCGAAACCATCATGGAGGTGGCATGCGCTTCACGCTGA